The following are encoded in a window of Cryobacterium sp. CG_9.6 genomic DNA:
- a CDS encoding SGNH/GDSL hydrolase family protein — protein sequence MTNQQHPWSRYVAIGDSFTEGIGDPEPESPGGSRGWADRVAEVLSGGSDDFAYANLAVRGKLIRQISHEQIQPALDLRPDLMTFSAGGNDVLRPGADPDEISARCEEAVQRLYRDGATIVLFTGADVGFSPVFRGIRGKVAIYNENLRAVAARYDCIVADLWSLREIQDPRLWAPDRLHLNALGHHTVARMVLDALNVQNSLEPQSPEPMPDTTWRAARTEDFAWAKDYLVPWVLRRVRHQSSGDNVLPKRPAAGPFLPSD from the coding sequence ATGACGAATCAGCAGCATCCGTGGTCCCGCTATGTCGCCATCGGCGATTCCTTTACCGAGGGAATCGGCGACCCCGAACCGGAATCTCCCGGTGGCAGCCGTGGGTGGGCCGATCGCGTGGCCGAGGTACTGAGTGGCGGGTCAGACGACTTCGCTTACGCGAACCTCGCCGTACGGGGCAAACTCATCCGACAAATCAGCCACGAGCAAATTCAACCAGCTCTCGACCTGCGGCCCGACCTGATGACGTTCTCAGCGGGCGGCAATGACGTGCTTCGTCCCGGAGCGGACCCGGATGAGATTTCCGCCCGGTGTGAGGAGGCCGTGCAACGGCTGTACCGGGATGGCGCCACGATTGTGCTGTTCACCGGTGCCGATGTGGGCTTCTCCCCCGTGTTTCGCGGTATTCGCGGCAAGGTCGCGATTTACAACGAGAACTTGCGTGCGGTCGCCGCACGGTATGACTGCATCGTGGCCGACCTGTGGTCACTTCGGGAGATTCAGGACCCTCGCTTGTGGGCGCCCGACCGCCTGCACCTGAATGCGCTGGGGCACCACACGGTGGCCAGAATGGTTCTGGACGCACTGAATGTGCAGAACTCCCTGGAGCCGCAGAGCCCCGAGCCGATGCCAGACACCACCTGGCGAGCAGCTCGCACCGAGGATTTTGCCTGGGCGAAGGACTACCTCGTTCCGTGGGTACTGCGGCGCGTTCGGCATCAATCCTCGGGGGACAACGTGTTACCCAAGCGCCCGGCGGCGGGCCCATTCCTGCCGAGCGACTAG
- a CDS encoding Lrp/AsnC family transcriptional regulator, which yields MESKKPELDRVDRALLRALSVNARASGAALAAEIGVAESTVSLRLRRLQQLGHIRGYRANIDLAALGASLQALISVRLAKHARVQIDDFRNAAPHWPGVIGLFHTAGADDYLLHVAAADASDLRDFVLEHLAEHPAVAHTETNLIFEYVDGDGWQDLVK from the coding sequence ATGGAATCGAAGAAGCCAGAACTAGACCGAGTCGATCGTGCGCTGCTGCGGGCGCTGTCCGTAAATGCTCGGGCATCCGGTGCAGCTCTCGCCGCCGAAATCGGAGTGGCCGAGTCGACGGTGTCGCTGCGTTTGCGCCGCTTGCAGCAGCTCGGCCACATTCGCGGCTATCGAGCCAATATTGACCTCGCGGCTCTGGGCGCGTCTCTGCAAGCACTCATCTCCGTTCGGCTGGCCAAGCACGCCCGAGTGCAAATTGATGACTTCCGCAATGCGGCACCGCACTGGCCCGGTGTCATTGGCCTGTTCCACACCGCCGGAGCAGATGATTATCTGCTGCACGTTGCGGCGGCCGACGCCTCCGACCTGCGCGACTTTGTGCTGGAGCATTTGGCCGAGCACCCGGCCGTGGCACACACCGAGACAAACCTCATCTTTGAGTATGTCGACGGCGATGGCTGGCAGGACCTCGTCAAATAA
- a CDS encoding DEAD/DEAH box helicase: MNTPSVFGPAQGTSAAEHLSPSFPERAAWGTASKLRAWQAEALESYFVHEPRDFLAAATPGAGKTTFALRLAAELRSRRTIDRITVVAPTEHLKTQWADAAARAGIRLDPMFKNSDRIYGSHYHGVVVTYAQVAARAALHQEMTQSSRTLVILDEIHHGGDALSWGDAIREAFGPATRRLSLTGTPFRSDTSPIPFVSYLPDKHGIRMSQSDYAYGYGRALADGVVRPVMFMVYAGHMKWRTRTGDEMEAKLGEGNTKDITSQAWRTALEPTGQWIPDVLRAANQRLTEVRHGIPDAGGLVIATDQSTARAYAVILEEIAGEPVTIVLSDEKEASDRIDEFAKNTRRWMVAVRMVSEGVDVPRLAVGVYATSASTPLYFAQAIGRFVRARRRGETASIFLPNVPGLLSLANAMEIERDHALDRSNRDDGDDGMYNPEDAMVASANKEDKASDNLGEEEFTWQALDSQATFDMVMFDGDEFGELAEPGTDEEFDFIGIPGLLEPEQVSELLRQRQSRQAKRSTDRRKDPVTGEVAAEDPPPLYRTLKEQRTLLASLVGMWSKLAEEPHGMIHAELRRICGGPAVAQASVTQLQMRIDLLRRRLGRS, translated from the coding sequence GTGAATACTCCATCTGTTTTCGGTCCCGCACAGGGAACGAGTGCAGCCGAACACCTCTCCCCGTCTTTCCCCGAGCGAGCTGCGTGGGGCACGGCAAGCAAACTACGTGCCTGGCAGGCCGAGGCACTTGAGTCCTACTTCGTGCATGAACCACGGGACTTTCTCGCGGCCGCCACACCGGGAGCCGGAAAGACCACGTTCGCGCTGCGACTCGCTGCTGAGCTGCGCTCCCGCCGTACAATCGACCGCATCACCGTCGTGGCGCCCACCGAGCACCTGAAGACACAGTGGGCCGATGCTGCTGCGCGCGCAGGAATTCGCCTGGACCCGATGTTCAAGAACAGCGACCGCATCTACGGCAGTCACTACCATGGCGTGGTCGTCACCTACGCGCAGGTGGCCGCGAGGGCCGCCCTGCACCAGGAAATGACACAGTCGAGCCGGACTCTCGTGATTCTCGACGAGATTCACCACGGGGGCGACGCGCTCAGCTGGGGTGACGCCATTCGCGAGGCCTTCGGGCCGGCAACGCGCCGACTGTCGCTCACCGGAACCCCCTTTCGCTCGGACACGTCACCGATTCCCTTCGTAAGCTACCTGCCCGACAAGCACGGTATCCGCATGTCCCAGAGCGACTACGCCTATGGCTACGGGCGGGCTCTGGCCGACGGCGTGGTGCGACCGGTGATGTTCATGGTTTACGCCGGGCACATGAAGTGGCGCACCCGCACCGGGGACGAGATGGAGGCCAAGCTGGGGGAGGGCAACACTAAGGACATCACCAGTCAGGCGTGGCGCACGGCCCTGGAGCCCACCGGACAGTGGATTCCGGACGTGCTGCGCGCCGCCAACCAACGTCTCACCGAGGTTCGGCACGGGATTCCGGATGCCGGTGGTCTCGTCATCGCCACCGATCAGAGCACGGCACGCGCCTACGCGGTGATTCTCGAGGAGATTGCTGGTGAACCCGTCACGATCGTTCTCTCCGATGAAAAAGAGGCCAGCGACCGCATCGACGAATTTGCCAAGAACACTCGTCGCTGGATGGTGGCCGTGCGGATGGTATCGGAGGGAGTGGACGTACCGAGGCTTGCCGTGGGGGTCTATGCTACGAGCGCATCCACCCCGCTGTACTTTGCCCAGGCCATTGGCCGCTTCGTTCGGGCGAGGCGTCGCGGTGAAACCGCCTCCATTTTTCTGCCCAACGTTCCCGGCCTGCTGAGCCTCGCCAACGCTATGGAGATCGAGCGCGACCACGCTCTCGATCGAAGCAATCGTGACGATGGCGATGACGGCATGTATAACCCGGAAGACGCCATGGTCGCCTCCGCGAACAAGGAAGACAAAGCGTCCGACAACCTGGGTGAAGAGGAATTCACCTGGCAAGCCCTCGACTCACAGGCCACCTTTGACATGGTCATGTTTGACGGTGATGAGTTCGGCGAACTGGCAGAACCCGGAACAGACGAGGAATTCGACTTTATTGGCATTCCGGGTCTCCTCGAACCCGAGCAGGTCTCCGAACTGCTGCGTCAGCGCCAGTCACGGCAAGCCAAACGCTCCACTGACCGCCGTAAAGACCCCGTTACGGGCGAGGTGGCAGCCGAGGACCCTCCGCCCCTCTATCGCACGCTCAAGGAGCAGCGAACGTTGCTCGCGAGCCTCGTCGGCATGTGGTCCAAGCTCGCCGAGGAACCCCATGGAATGATTCACGCGGAGCTTCGACGCATCTGCGGTGGGCCGGCTGTGGCTCAAGCGAGCGTCACCCAGCTGCAAATGCGGATCGATCTCCTTCGCCGCCGTCTCGGCCGCAGTTAG
- a CDS encoding DUF3097 domain-containing protein, with the protein MDDRYSADVLSPGWQKAGRIIIPTQEASRDLVVEEVATGFCGAVVRVERKTVTLEDRHGKHRLFPLGGGFLLEGQPVVLVAPTMAGALGLARTASGSMAVADVPARVARASRIFVEGRHDAELVEKVWGADLRIEGVVVEYLEGIDHLEEILTDFGPSSTRRIGVLVDHLVPHSKESRIAEAVARGKHRDSVLVVGHPYIDVWQAVKPSRVGLSAWPQIPRNVEWKHGICAALGWPHDEQADIARAWQRILGQVHSYADLEPALLGRVEHLIDFVTEDDRSGVPL; encoded by the coding sequence ATGGACGACCGATACAGCGCTGACGTACTCTCCCCCGGCTGGCAAAAGGCCGGCCGGATCATTATTCCCACGCAGGAGGCTTCCCGCGATCTTGTGGTCGAGGAGGTGGCTACAGGTTTCTGCGGCGCAGTGGTGCGGGTCGAACGAAAGACCGTGACGCTCGAAGATCGGCACGGGAAACATCGACTCTTTCCGCTCGGTGGCGGGTTTCTCCTGGAGGGCCAGCCCGTGGTGCTTGTCGCACCCACTATGGCTGGGGCTCTGGGCCTGGCCCGCACCGCTTCTGGATCGATGGCCGTGGCCGATGTTCCGGCGCGGGTCGCCCGAGCGAGCCGCATCTTCGTCGAGGGTCGCCATGACGCTGAACTGGTGGAAAAGGTGTGGGGCGCAGACCTTCGCATTGAAGGTGTTGTCGTGGAATACCTTGAAGGTATTGACCACCTTGAGGAGATTCTCACGGACTTCGGGCCGAGTTCCACCCGCAGGATTGGTGTGCTCGTGGACCATCTGGTCCCCCACTCCAAGGAAAGTCGTATCGCCGAGGCCGTTGCACGAGGAAAACACCGCGACTCCGTTCTTGTGGTGGGACATCCCTATATCGACGTGTGGCAGGCCGTCAAGCCGTCGCGCGTGGGACTTTCTGCCTGGCCTCAGATCCCGCGAAACGTGGAGTGGAAGCACGGTATCTGTGCGGCGCTCGGCTGGCCCCATGACGAGCAGGCGGACATCGCGCGCGCGTGGCAACGAATCCTTGGCCAGGTGCACAGCTACGCCGATCTGGAACCCGCGCTTCTGGGACGGGTTGAACACCTGATCGACTTCGTGACCGAGGATGACCGCTCAGGGGTCCCCCTTTAG
- a CDS encoding cold-shock protein, translating into MATGTVKWFNAEKGFGFIAPDDGSADVFAHYSAIASNGYKSLDENQKVEFEVTQGPKGPQAENIRAL; encoded by the coding sequence ATGGCAACAGGTACCGTGAAATGGTTCAACGCTGAAAAGGGCTTCGGCTTCATCGCACCCGACGACGGAAGCGCCGATGTTTTCGCGCACTACTCCGCGATCGCGTCGAATGGCTACAAGTCCCTCGATGAGAACCAGAAGGTCGAGTTCGAGGTAACCCAGGGCCCCAAGGGTCCCCAGGCCGAGAACATCCGCGCCCTCTAA
- a CDS encoding DnaJ domain-containing protein gives MPDSPAASTPYEVLGVAPSASDDALRRAYRLQLRRTHPDVGGTAAQFHAVQIAWERVGSPESRAVYDRTRFGGPEPTMPDDPFHTSATPGSSASSRASTTGLKTRMHGHPGGLVRQQYLNLIREWAGRGTVIDDPYAPSLVRSAPRAIRHLLAKALAEEATAHLVSGLGIGFTAWHDVDAANGTDKLDHVVLGPAGLFAVLSEDWGGAVQLRRGELVSDEIADDEEPIHRLQASAKAFTRHVRVRFTGLIVVLPDGALEAPLSVPKRGRHPMVTVIGRSRLNGLLRDGFPGMERGSFEKVFELRSTLQNEIRFVAS, from the coding sequence ATGCCCGACAGTCCCGCCGCGTCCACCCCCTACGAAGTCCTGGGGGTCGCTCCCTCCGCGAGTGATGATGCCTTGCGGCGTGCCTATCGACTCCAGTTGCGCCGGACACACCCCGATGTTGGGGGAACCGCAGCACAGTTTCATGCTGTGCAAATCGCGTGGGAACGCGTGGGGAGCCCCGAAAGTCGAGCGGTCTACGACCGCACGCGCTTTGGCGGCCCGGAACCGACCATGCCGGACGACCCCTTTCACACGTCCGCGACACCGGGATCCTCGGCGTCCAGTCGCGCGTCGACAACCGGTCTCAAAACACGCATGCACGGTCACCCTGGTGGCTTGGTGCGGCAGCAATACCTCAATTTGATTCGGGAATGGGCGGGGAGGGGCACCGTCATTGACGACCCCTACGCCCCGTCGTTAGTGCGATCGGCGCCTCGGGCCATTCGTCATCTGCTTGCCAAGGCCCTGGCCGAGGAGGCGACGGCACATCTGGTCTCTGGTCTCGGCATCGGATTCACCGCCTGGCACGACGTGGATGCCGCCAACGGAACCGACAAGCTCGATCACGTCGTGCTGGGGCCGGCCGGTCTCTTTGCCGTATTGTCGGAGGACTGGGGAGGCGCGGTTCAGCTGCGTCGCGGCGAGCTCGTCTCTGACGAGATCGCCGACGACGAGGAACCCATTCATCGCCTCCAAGCCAGCGCGAAGGCCTTCACCCGCCACGTGCGGGTTCGATTCACCGGCCTCATCGTGGTGCTCCCCGACGGCGCCCTTGAGGCACCACTCTCGGTTCCGAAACGCGGCCGTCACCCCATGGTGACCGTCATTGGTCGCTCTCGTCTCAACGGCCTACTCCGCGACGGTTTCCCGGGCATGGAGCGAGGAAGCTTTGAAAAGGTCTTCGAGCTACGCAGCACGCTTCAGAACGAGATTCGGTTTGTCGCCTCGTGA
- a CDS encoding PLP-dependent aspartate aminotransferase family protein — translation MSHIETRAVHSGMDGVSEMGSHVPVIDLSTTNPLTGVESGGDSYENLATGGHLQPGDSAVYQRLWQPGVARFEEALSALEGSESSVAFATGMAALTATLIATVTAGKPHIVALRPIYGGTDHVLASGLLGTEITWTDVAGVASAIRSNTGLVILESPANPTLQLTDIRVVVEAAGNVPVLVDNTFATPVLQRPIECGATLVLHSATKYIGGHGDAMGGTVSGPDEWMVRLRQVRALTGGLLHPLSAYLLHRGLRTLPVRVRAQQETAGEIARRLVDHPDLRRMLYPALPGQDPEALIGRQTAGAGSLIALDFGSFDAAVRFTESLRLISHAVSLGGVDSLVQHPASLTHRPVEASARPAAGVVRISVGLEHVDDLMHDILSALDASRVVSASLSSVR, via the coding sequence TTGTCACACATTGAAACCCGCGCAGTGCACTCCGGAATGGACGGAGTCTCCGAGATGGGGTCCCACGTTCCCGTTATTGATTTGTCCACAACAAACCCTTTGACCGGCGTCGAATCTGGAGGTGATTCCTACGAGAATCTGGCCACCGGTGGACACCTGCAGCCCGGCGATTCTGCTGTGTACCAACGGCTGTGGCAACCCGGAGTCGCGCGGTTTGAAGAGGCGCTGTCCGCTCTCGAGGGGTCCGAGTCATCCGTTGCTTTTGCCACCGGGATGGCCGCACTCACGGCAACGCTGATTGCTACGGTCACTGCCGGGAAGCCGCACATCGTTGCACTACGGCCGATCTACGGAGGAACAGACCACGTGCTCGCGAGCGGCCTGCTCGGCACCGAGATTACCTGGACCGATGTTGCGGGCGTGGCGAGTGCCATCCGCTCCAACACTGGACTGGTCATTCTGGAATCTCCCGCCAATCCGACCCTGCAATTGACCGACATCCGCGTTGTGGTCGAGGCAGCCGGGAACGTACCCGTGCTCGTCGACAACACCTTCGCGACGCCCGTGCTTCAACGACCGATCGAATGCGGTGCCACACTCGTGCTGCACAGCGCCACCAAGTACATTGGCGGGCACGGTGATGCGATGGGGGGTACGGTCTCCGGGCCCGACGAGTGGATGGTGCGGCTGCGGCAGGTCCGGGCACTCACTGGCGGGCTGCTGCATCCGCTGAGCGCGTATCTGCTGCACCGAGGGCTTCGCACCCTACCCGTGCGTGTGCGGGCACAGCAGGAGACGGCCGGCGAGATTGCCCGGCGATTGGTCGATCACCCGGATCTACGACGAATGCTCTATCCCGCGCTCCCGGGCCAGGACCCCGAAGCACTCATCGGTCGGCAGACCGCTGGTGCGGGTTCGCTAATCGCCCTGGATTTCGGCAGCTTTGATGCAGCCGTGCGTTTCACGGAGTCTCTGCGTTTGATCTCGCACGCCGTCTCTCTCGGCGGTGTTGACTCGCTCGTGCAGCACCCGGCATCGCTCACGCATCGCCCGGTGGAGGCAAGCGCCCGGCCCGCTGCGGGCGTCGTGCGCATTTCCGTGGGTCTGGAACACGTGGACGACCTCATGCACGACATCCTCAGCGCCCTCGACGCCAGCCGTGTTGTGAGCGCCTCCCTGAGCAGCGTGCGCTAA
- a CDS encoding SOS response-associated peptidase, which produces MCGRYIITDTAADLAAMFDVEHEGVNLPEPSWNIKPTEQIPIVLESAKQEPTVRRLEAARWSLIPSFASDMTSTFATFNARSESAAEKPTFKKSVESRRALIPATGYYEWHTEGAKKTPYFVHSDDGLPLAFAGLYSWWRNPAVADDDPSRWVLSATILTADAQGPLATIHDRIPVALPDDAWDQWLDPHTIGNQGFVDAAVGASRALAETLRFYEVAPLVGNGAELIEPLHGDSD; this is translated from the coding sequence ATGTGTGGTCGATACATCATTACCGATACGGCTGCGGATCTCGCCGCCATGTTCGACGTAGAGCATGAGGGGGTGAACCTTCCGGAGCCGTCGTGGAATATCAAGCCGACCGAGCAGATTCCGATCGTGCTGGAGTCGGCGAAGCAGGAACCGACCGTGCGGCGGCTCGAGGCCGCGCGCTGGTCGCTGATTCCATCCTTTGCGAGCGACATGACGTCCACCTTTGCCACGTTCAACGCCCGCTCCGAGTCCGCCGCAGAAAAACCGACGTTCAAGAAATCAGTTGAATCTCGTCGGGCTCTGATTCCGGCAACGGGGTACTACGAGTGGCACACCGAGGGCGCGAAGAAGACACCGTACTTTGTGCATTCCGATGACGGCCTCCCGCTCGCCTTCGCAGGACTGTACTCCTGGTGGCGAAATCCTGCCGTCGCCGACGATGACCCGTCCCGATGGGTGCTCTCGGCCACCATTCTCACGGCCGACGCACAGGGACCGCTTGCGACCATACACGATCGTATTCCGGTGGCACTTCCGGACGACGCCTGGGATCAGTGGCTAGACCCGCACACGATCGGAAACCAAGGCTTCGTGGATGCCGCTGTCGGGGCATCGCGGGCTCTTGCGGAGACCCTGCGGTTCTATGAAGTAGCACCGCTGGTGGGTAATGGTGCCGAGCTGATCGAACCCCTCCACGGAGACTCCGACTAG
- a CDS encoding D-alanyl-D-alanine carboxypeptidase: MSQSRRVTLRRRRLAVFGSLLVVLLGIGYLGATGLAPVPASSAEVRQPDNLTQPTAQPTWPSFGQGAIGAVGFTGVLASHGNQAPVPIASITKMITALVVLEARPLAAGEAGPAITFTDADIDLYYKSLAENGSVAPVVSGMVLSQREAFEVMLLPSANNYAASLAVWAYGSESEYLRAANAWLQSTGLTETIVADTSGISSNSVSSPANLVDIAKLVVANPVLAEIVAMPQAVLPTIGVVTNTNRLLGRAGVDGIKTGTTDVAGACLLFSTELTVGTETVTVVGVVLGGNTHSELNDAVSALIGSVTGGFQNVNLVAKGDSFGSYTTAWGQSAEAVAAEDASVLVWSDAAITGVTTARTVSLGQAGDSVGVVSFAAGDQQVSVPLVLDAPLTDPGAGWRFSHPGELTAG, from the coding sequence ATGTCCCAGAGCCGCCGTGTGACCCTCCGCCGGAGGCGCCTAGCCGTCTTTGGCTCCCTCCTCGTTGTCCTGCTGGGCATTGGCTACCTCGGTGCCACCGGTCTCGCGCCGGTACCGGCGTCCTCTGCCGAGGTCAGGCAACCCGACAACCTGACGCAGCCGACGGCACAGCCCACCTGGCCAAGCTTTGGGCAGGGCGCGATCGGCGCCGTTGGCTTCACCGGCGTCCTCGCCTCCCACGGAAACCAGGCACCCGTACCGATTGCCAGCATCACCAAGATGATCACCGCGCTCGTGGTGCTCGAAGCCCGGCCGCTTGCGGCCGGCGAGGCAGGTCCCGCGATCACGTTCACGGACGCCGATATCGACCTGTACTACAAGTCCCTCGCGGAGAACGGTTCCGTTGCCCCTGTTGTCTCCGGCATGGTGCTCAGCCAGCGGGAAGCCTTCGAGGTGATGCTGCTGCCGTCGGCCAACAACTACGCCGCGTCTCTCGCGGTCTGGGCTTACGGCAGCGAGAGTGAGTACCTCCGCGCCGCCAACGCGTGGCTTCAATCGACCGGGCTCACCGAAACTATTGTAGCCGACACGAGTGGCATCTCGTCGAACAGTGTCAGCAGCCCCGCCAACCTGGTCGACATCGCCAAGCTTGTGGTGGCCAATCCGGTTCTGGCCGAGATCGTTGCCATGCCCCAAGCTGTTCTCCCGACCATCGGTGTGGTCACGAATACTAACCGGCTCCTCGGTCGGGCCGGAGTTGACGGCATCAAGACGGGAACCACCGATGTTGCCGGCGCGTGCCTGCTGTTCTCGACCGAGCTCACGGTGGGCACAGAGACCGTCACCGTGGTTGGTGTGGTGCTGGGCGGGAACACCCACAGCGAGCTCAATGACGCCGTTTCGGCGCTGATCGGAAGTGTCACGGGGGGCTTCCAGAACGTCAACCTGGTAGCCAAGGGCGATTCCTTTGGCTCCTACACCACAGCCTGGGGGCAGAGCGCAGAGGCAGTGGCGGCCGAGGATGCCTCCGTTCTGGTCTGGTCGGACGCGGCCATCACCGGTGTGACCACGGCACGAACGGTGTCCCTCGGTCAGGCGGGCGATTCTGTCGGTGTCGTGTCCTTTGCCGCGGGTGACCAGCAGGTGAGCGTGCCGCTCGTGCTCGATGCACCGCTCACGGACCCGGGTGCCGGTTGGCGATTCAGCCACCCGGGGGAGCTCACAGCCGGCTGA